One Mercenaria mercenaria strain notata chromosome 12, MADL_Memer_1, whole genome shotgun sequence DNA segment encodes these proteins:
- the LOC123535079 gene encoding galactose-3-O-sulfotransferase 2-like, whose product MLQKANKQLLCKITFWVNGLCVLFFINALMTDMFGVRNTISRSTTDSMLLSTTNSNSSSATNKRSAKDSKPSLAVDARSPTDTKPSLTKNVRAPTDAQSPTDTKHSLATDTFSRRNKTTHIAFLKVHKAGSTTIQNMLFRFGMKHHLNIILPFSNNQLKTKAKEMPITAGQHNDIFALHTTYNKDFFDSLLPADYVNIGIVREPLSRMISAAYYHRDVYQVKYLRQVPRANFIHNLVNYPEKYDRVIFSQTRNTMARDFGFSAKWEQTDEKTIKKYLDELNSQFLFVMIMEKIDESLVFLRRLLNWSLADILYLKTNEHKHAPVILNKTEQAKLRRTSSFDFDIYEYFTKIFNEKINGVSPDFWEEVTYFKELIQGVSKFCHDPKNLEAEGKLLEVKPTKWDNSFHVSSSDCKWMSMKELPFIEKLRNRHRRRHNLK is encoded by the exons ATGCTTCAGAAAGCGAACAAACAGTTGCTGTGCAAAATAACATTTTG GGTAAATGggctttgtgttttgtttttcatcaatGCACTTATGACTGACATGTTTGGAGTACGGAATACCATTTCGAGATCAACGACAGACAGCATGTTGTTATCAACCACAAACAGCAATTCTTCATCAGCTACAAACAAAAGATCGGCAAAAGACAGTAAACCGTCTTTAGCAGTAGACGCACGCTCCCCAACAGACACTAAACCTTCTTTAACAAAAAATGTACGCGCTCCAACAGACGCACAGTCACCAACAGACACGAAGCATTCATTGGCAACGGATACATTTTCAAGGagaaacaaaacaacacacaTCGCTTTTCTCAAAGTACACAAAGCTGGATCGACAACCATTCAGAACATGTTATTTAGATTCGGAATGAAGCATCATTTGAACATCATTCTCCCATTTTCAAACAACCAGTTGAAGACTAAAGCAAAAGAAATGCCTATAACAGCTGGTCAGCATAATGACATATTTGCCCTCCATACAACTTATAATAAAGATTTTTTCGACAGTTTACTCCCGGCCGATTATGTCAATATAGGGATCGTGCGCGAACCGCTTAGCAGAATGATCAGCGCAGCATATTATCACCGTGACGTGTACCAGGTCAAATACCTCAGGCAAGTCCCACGCGCAAACTTTATTCACAATTTAGTGAACTACCCCGAAAAGTACGACCGTGTGATCTTTTCACAGACGCGAAATACAATGGCTAGAGATTTTGGATTTTCAGCCAAATGGGAACAGACGGATGaaaaaacaattaagaaatatttGGATGAACTTAATTCACAGTTCCTCTTTGTTATGATTATGGAGAAAATAGATGAATCGTTAGTTTTTCTGCGTCGTCTGCTAAACTGGTCCTTAGCCGATATTCTGTACCTTAAGACGAACGAACACAAACACGCACCCGTTATTCTAAATAAAACCGAACAAGCTAAATTAAGGAGAACGTCTTCATTCGATTTTGACATTTACGAATATTTTACCAAGATTTTCAACGAAAAAATAAATGGAGTGTCACCTGACTTTTGGGAGGAAGTGacatatttcaaagaattgattcaAGGAGTTAGTAAATTTTGCCACGATCCTAAAAACCTAGAAGCTGAGGGAAAATTACTAGAAGTTAAGCCAACAAAATGGGATAATTCCTTTCACGTGTCCAGCTCAGACTGTAAGTGGATGAGTATGAAAGAATTGCCATTTATAGAAAAGCTGCGAAATAGACATCGCAGAAggcataatttaaaataa